The sequence ATCAGAATGTATGACGCATGGTACCTGTGTATACTTCTATGcattcttttgttgattttcttACTGTTTGTTCCTTGTATACCAGATCTATGTTTTCTTCCCTGAGGAACCAAAGGTTGGTGTTAAGACAATGAAGACTTACACCAATCGCATGAAGTCGGAGAATGTTTTCAGAGCAATCTTGGTTGTTCAACAAAATTTAACTCCCTTTGCGAGGACCTGTATAAGTGAGATATCTTCAAAGTTCCACTTGGAGGTTTTCCAGGTGAAAGTGATTTCATAATGTTGTAAGAACAAAGTTGTGGTTCTTAAATCATGTCTATTGTCTAGCTTATCCATTATTTTCTTACGCAAGGAATCTTAGTATTGTATACAACAGGGCTGTTGCAATGGCCTGCTTAGTATGCACATCTCCCAAGGTTCTTGGTGGGTCTGATGGTTTAGCTATTTGAGTGAACTTGAAAGTTTGTCTTCTTAGTGGTGGTTTTGATGGTTTACTGAGCTAGAATGTTTATTCAACCAGTTACCCATTCTTGCAACTTGATGGTTGAAGAACTTTGGTCAAAGATGTTCCCAAAGAAATTTTTGTagtgattttttctttccttttaaacTGATTTATCATCTTTATCATCAATTTGAAGAGATTTTACTCTAAAAGTGACAAAGTAATCATCTTGggacttttttttataagtatgtTGGGACATCTTTGTGATACACGAACCATTTCTTTTATGTCTGTGTGTGAGGTGTTATTGGTCACATTCAATTTGCTTGATATttgtggaacatattcaaatgcaGCTTTGtgtaaataagtttttttttttttcttcttaaattctTACTTATATCCATTCATACAGGAGGCAGAGCTGATGGTAAACATTAAAGAGCATGTTCTTGTTCCCGAGCATCAGGTGCTTACAACTGAGGAGAAGAAAACTTTGCTGGAGAGATACACCGTAAAAGAAACACAGGTCAGTGTAGGTTAACATTTCAGTTGCAAATATTTGGAAACTGATAGCGGTTAAACTTTTGTTAGAATCTATGAGATTTTTTGCTGAGACCGGAAGCTTATACTACAGAAAATATGCCTTAACATGCCAAAAATTAACTATTTAGGTGCACACACATAAATATTGGTTTTAAGAAATGATTATTATTACGCAAAATCAATCATTAGAGCATCATTTTTGTGCTAGACAACATGAAACTTGTTAGTCTGCTCCATGATTATAGATTGGTCTCTAAATATGCTAAAACTTTGGCCAAATGTTGCTGTGTTTAGCAGAAAGACTTTTGCTATTAGTGTGTATCCTTGGATGATGTGGCTTTGTTAATGTCCTTCAACAGTCCTAATTTTTACTGTGATCACCTTGCTGTGGCAAACtcttacttttgtttttgtttgtttggttaatGAAATCCCTtcctacaaaaaataaaataaaaatttgaggttGAAATAAGGTAAAGCTTCGAAGGACTAGGTTCATAAGAGAGCCAATGAGCAGAGCTGAGGAAAATTTATCCTAGTGATTTTGAGTGTAGTGCTGTTCTCTAGGGTCCGAACAAATCAGCTGGGCTCAGGTTATCCATTATTTACAGTGTGCTTTACTGTCTGGTATCACTGGATATGATCTATGTCAGTGGACAAATTCTTGGGGTTTTCAGTTTTCCAAAGTGCAATCTAAGAATTGAATGTAATAAGTCAAACTAAGTTGTAAACTAATTGTTGTtcgtgtgttctaataagtattactgttttaaaaactctatatactACTTTCGTGTTTgagtgttctaataagtattactgtttcctaaataaataaataaattgtaaactAATTGCAATTACACAAAACCGCCACAATATTTCAGAGTTACATAATCAGACAATGAGGCTACTATGAGAGTGCcctctttatgtttttttttttttgataagtgagaGTGCCCTCTTTATGTTACCTTGGACAACTTTGTAATTATCCAAATGTTTTGCTCTAATGTTAAcatatctttttcaatttttttttctctaatgaAGGCGTCCTTTTCAATCACATGATCATGAGCGAATTTGAATGTGCAAtctcttcttccctttttttttcattactggGATATCTGTGTAGatcatgtaaattttttctaCCGTCCCGCAAGATTGGGATTTCGGCCCCTTCTGAATGCATGTCATTTTGCATGTTTGTTACAAATACCatcaaattttgatattttattgattACGTTTTGGGTGATTGGAATGCAGCTGCCTCGTATTCAAGTGACTGATCCAATTGCCAGATATTTTGGGCTGAAGCGTGGACAAGTTGTGAAGATAATCCGGCCAAGTGAAACTGCTGGCCGATATGTCACCTACCGATATGTTGTATAAGTATTTACATTTTAGTGACTGCTTAGGAGATTAGTTGAGCTGGACTTGAGTTGAAAGTGCTGTTGTGATTGTCAAAATCGTCAAGAGGCCAGTTTTAAGGGATTTTGTAGTGGGGGTTTCAAGACAAatatgttatgaaaatatttattgttattctTCAGTTGTGCATCATAGTGTATGCTGTCTGTGGTGGTGGTTTGTAATCCTGTTTGCATTTTCTTCATGCATCTTAACGTAAGCGTTTTGTGTACTTGTTAAAGATGCAAGCTCTGTCTTCTCTGTTGCGGTTCTCTCCTCAAACAATAGAGTAATTCCTAATACCGCAAACCCTCTCATACTTGTGGTTATCCTGGTGATGCTGTTCATTGAATGTGCTTGACTAATATCCTACTGTCCAAGCAGCTAAGTTATTTCAGGCATTATATGCCCTTTTGACATGCTCATTTGTTCTCTTGAATAAGGCCATGCTGTATGAATCAAGTATAGCACTGGACGTTGTGCCAAGTTGGGTGACTGAAGATTCAACCAAAAGCAACCGAaaccaacaatttttttattattaattttttttttttataatttataaagaaaaccaACCCTGGTTGGTTCCGCATCTATCATTAGTTATGGAAAATAAAAGGCATATTCTTGGCATTACATTCAGGATATCAAAGAGACGCTTTTGGGGTTCCAATTAGCAAATGGCAATGAAGAGTAAAGCCTACAAATCAAAAGTAGAACGAATAAGGGTTTGTTAGGGTCATGAGAAGTCCACCCctctgtttatttattttgagttccACCCCTCTGCTTGTGGAACTTGCACACATCAGCTTCCATAGGCTTTAATAAGCTAAAACATATAATCAGATGCTATACTGGGAAATTTTGTGGGAGGTTAATTGCAGCtatttcttaaataatttgtcatgaaagaagaagaaaaattttaagcatCGATCACATGCATTgatatagaaaattttaataagaaataaatttcataattcttttttttttttggggtcaaataTAAAGAGATCCCCTACGGGGGTCATTATCATACACAACCCTGTGCTATGAAAATGACTTCTTACATCCTTAAACTAATTAGTGTCccacaaattttgaaactttaaaaaaaaataataataataataggggGGGCTTAAACCAATTATTCAACAGCACTTAAAAAATtcatcttaaaaataaaaataaaaataataataatagagcaCCTTAAGCTGCTTTGAGCTAGTCCCGACAACAACTTCATGATATAAGATTAGAATCCGGTACAATACCTACAATGCTCTAGGTATTGCATTAGGTGCAATTAcaccatttctctctctcacacacacacaccaaaaaaaaaaaaaaaaaaaaagagaaaatctcttttttttttttaatttatttatttagggtgtgtttggatactgcttattttgctgaaaattgaaaacactgtagcaaaataatttttaaatgtgtgaatagtgccatgagacccatttttaataaaaattttgctgaaaaaaagaggtttgtaggtcccgtgaacagtgcatgagacCCACTAAACAGTGCATAATCACGTGAAAcgctcttctcaaaaaaagaaaacgccAAAACGTAGACGCTGGCAACTGTATCCAAATAGGTACTTAATGATTGAGACGGAAAGTTGTTTTTTTCAACTCTCAATCTCAGTTGTTGAGAACTATTGCATTAGTTGCAATATCTACCCTAGGTATTGCACCATGACATGTGTGTTCATATAATCAttttacatccaataaaaagtgGTGGAAGTGTTAATAAGAGAGAGTCAATTGCATAATTTTAGTtactataaaaacaaaaaaagtcaaTCCCacattttcatgaaaaatgttttgCTTCAAACATGTTCAAAGGCTTGATGACAGATGCTTTGTCATATGCACTAAACCTGACTTATTTAGTTGGTTACGTTAAATGAGACATGTTCATTGCACATAATAAGAACTAATGTCATTCGAAAAATTTGcacaaaacccataaaccagAACGAAAAATACTTAAGTAGTCTCAGAGCATAATGAAATGGTgttccctcctctcacatttatAATGAATTTCACTATGAATTTAGTGAGTGGACTCCACCGTGATTGTAAGAGGAAAGATCACCATTCACCATGTTTTAGACTTTTAGGtgtacctaagaattactcaaCTGAACATATATAAAATCCGGAATTAAAAAACCCAAGCAGAGAAAGGGTATAGTTGTAAGTTCGATGCCAACTCTCAAGTCTCAAAGCACCAATGATCTATATCATATTAAGGAGAATCAGTAGATGTAGACGACTCCAATAGTAGTAGAACAgtaaaaagcataaaaaaaaaaaacttttttcttctctctctctaactcacATGctctgctctctctttctctctctataacTTTCCCAAAAAAgtaaattccaaaagaaaaattaatttcgatttagggtttttttatttggtgTGAATAATGTCTCAGACAGGAAAATTGATGCCAAATCTGGATCAACAGAGCACAATAATGCTAGGTTGAAactctcagaaaaaaaaaaagaaagaaagaatttaacataattgttaataaaacaACTCCTTTTTATACATAAATCTCTCATCTCAAAACATCACCAAAGTGGATCGAATGGACATGGACTGAAGTGAACCAAAAGGGACCCATATATTAGGTTGATGTGGCTCAATATAAGTGttgcaacaataaatattatgcttcggtttttagaaaataagacAAAAGCAGAACTCTTTGCTAAGTGAACTGTGAAAGACGAAGATGAGTGAATCAAAAACAGCTTTCAGATTACCACCTGCAACAACCACAACCGTGGCACATTTCCGTTCAGAAGTAAAATAGAAATAGTGAACTTGCATGTGTACTTAGTACATGAATGCATGTTACCATTCTCCCTAGGCTATgtccaaaaatattaattatagaCCAAAATCCTCTTATTCAACAAGAGGTCAATTACTATTGGATTCAAAGTGATACTCCCAACTTTAAATGACGTCCACCATTCTTACCATCAGAATTTGAGATTAGGGGAGCAGTATACATCCTTTTGTATCCCCCTATTACTGTTTGATCAAAACTAGAAATAAAggaagaatagaaaaagaatcAACCGTATCTTAACCATCTGCAACTGGAACGACTGAAAAGCAAAACAAGAGAGATAATTTAAGCATCCACTGTCCTCCTTTATTAATTGCATACAATCTGGATGGAGCTGAAAAATGCAGAAGCCAACCACAAAACCTTTACATCGCATGTTTCCTTCTCGCTCACACCCTTGAAGAATGGCTCTcaagtgtaaaaataaatacaaaaaaaaaaatgtaatgaaaATAAACATTGGATCTGAAACTCCAAACTACAAAATTCTCCCATTTATCGTTCTAGATCTGCTCTCTGTTTTCTTTGGCCTCCTGCAATTTCCAAACAATGAAAATCGTCCACCTTTGTGTGGTCGAACAAGGTTACCTTTAACCTGTTTACAAAGTGACAAAACGTTTCTTCAAGGTTAAACAAGTTCCcctacataaaaatataaaaacaaaaggggGAAGATAAAGAAACAGCCTACCATTCCCCTCTTGTGAGGTTTGGTCTCATTCCAACAGAAAAGTCCACTACAACCTCTAGGTCCAGATGCTGATTCATATCCCCTGAAAAAACAGCAGGAATGAGCATGGGTGTTAATAGGACAGATATAAGACCAGTGGGACAGAAGATCCTGCAGAATGTTACATGGACAGCAGTGAACTTTGCTTCGAGAGGAGTTTCCTAGGGGGCTGAGTTAAACATCAAACTAAGATATACTATTTAACAAGATGACCTTGTTCAGAGAATTAGGACTTGTCAGTTTAAACACTATCAttcaaaccattttttttccctggaaAACTAATCATTTTTATTGAAGAAAAGGAACCATCTCATCTACACTTGGTGAAAACATGAAATAGCCCTAAAGAAATACAAATGAGAGAGTGTCAACTAAATCAGTattagattgaaactctctgaCCCAAGACTTGAGACCATTCAAACAGTGATCTCATTAGGGAAAGTGAACATGAAGTACAATTATATATTGACTAATAAGTTCTATTCATTCAGAATTAACATCAAGAAGCAGAGAAGCCTGACCTGTAATTCCTTTTAAAAGATCAATACTTTGTATGAAACCTTTGAATGATTTCATGCAGAAAATCAAAGCCTTagacaatttttcaaaatagaatttGATATGGAGTTTTATAAAGTTGTTTGGCACAGTAATGGAATTATATTTGTATCAGCATCCAAATAATATCTTTTGCAAGCATTTTCATCTCATTATTGTTGATCAAAAGGAACCCAAAATTTGTCAATGATGAGAAATTCTTGAATCTCCTCTCCAAAGTTTGACAGGTTAAGCGAATTCTggattgtgattttaaatttcaaaatgcatCTTATAAGGTCACAAACTAGTGTTGCAATATAATCTgcaattttatgttttcaatcAAGTGAAATGCAAAGAAagttatgaagaaaaaaaatttatatatactgagagagagagagagagagagagagactcacaGGTTATCTCTACTGGAATTGCTTGCTAAGCTGTTATTATGCAATAAGCTTGGGGACATGGGAAAATGATCAATCCTTCtaccattttctttcttctggAGGACCATTTCATTGTTAATATTCAAAACTTTGAGTTCACGATTtaattcatcttcatcttcccGGTGCTGAGAGGAGAGCACAGTTGAATTAATGTCCATTtgatcttgagaatatatgccATCTTCTTGAGGCAGAACCTGATTCTTCTCAGGTTTCAAACGATTCAATGCTCCCGGTGTGCCTTTCTCTGCAGCCTGTAACCAGGCAGTCTCTAGCCTTTGCTCACGAATAATGGATTCTATTCTCTGCATTGGAATCTCctgtttcctctctctcacaccACTGGTTTGACTGTTGCCATTAGCCTGTAACTCTGATGAACCAGAGGTGGATTGATTGGTTCCATCCAGCAATGGAGAATGATTAGAAAAACCATTCATTGCATTTGTGTGAACTACCTTCCTTTCCCAGTCAATTGCTAGAGCTGTTTCTGCCTTCTTCAGACCTTCTGGTAACTCAAGCAGCTTTACACCATTTATGGAAGCCTCATTATCTGGCAAAAGGATAATTCTAACTTCAACATTGCATTTCAGAACCATTTCCATCGCATTTGTGATACTGCTCAAAAACCTTTCTGCTCTAGATTTAATACCTCCATCTCTAAATGCGATATAAGCAATGAGAACACCTGCATGCAGAACCATATAAGAATAAAGAACAAAAGGGGGAGAGCGAGAGAGCACTAGCGTGGTCTCCCATCATAAAGGGCATCTATGAGATCAACTTTTAAAACAAATTGATCCAATTAAACTCTTGTACTTGTTGAAAAACTAAGCCAATCAGCAATTGGTTCAAGAAAACTAGTCCAATGTTATGCTTAGAAGaaactttattttcttaaagCTCTACCACCCCAAGCACAGCCTGATATTACTGAGAAAAAAGCGGGGGGATGTGGGGGGGATGTTGGGTTTTGGATCCGAAAGTACATACGAATGATTGATCTGTATAGcatcataaattaaaatagtaGAATATAGAATTTTATCGTAAGAGTTAAAGAAATCTGGATGAATAAATCAGATATGAGACCTCTTTCTAAtcagtttgaaaattttcattagaAATTTAAACAACTGTCCCATAagataatttgattaatttgctTCACATCATCATTGTTGGATGCTCCACAATTTCAAACCATGTAATGCAATATATGAAGGTCAAAAGTTTGTTTCTGTTTCCAATACAATGAATGAtataatattcttttcttttggtaagTGATATAATATAATTCAGACTGTAAGCACAACTATGGCTTAAGTAACATCAGTGTCCATATCAGCTAACAATCACACTTAACAGCAACTACAAGAATTCATGTTTTTTCATATCAGACTTTCAGAACACAAATCATTCAGTAGTTACATGAAACTTGCTCTAGCAAGTAGGAAAAGAGTAACACCATACACAGCTAATTTAGTGTGCGAATCCATCACTACATCAGCTGGAATCAAAATAAACATCAGTGTAATCTATCACTACACCAGCTGGAATTAAAATAAACATCAGTTTAAATAATTAGTTATTGGACTAATACATTGATGCCATAGCTGACTTTTACTATTATTTGATTCCCAGCCCCAATCCTCACCAGGATCAGCAGCAAGCAACTTGAACCTAATAATAAGTTGAGCAGATTTTTAAGCACTTATATAGAATTTTACAGTTAGAAAGATAAAACGAGAGAGTAAAATTTATGAGCTTACCTTCAACTTCAGATATAGATACAAGCCTTCCATGAGCATCAAGCAGCTGCCTCAGTGTCTTTGAGTGGCACCTCTCAATACAACGTGCCCAGACATCATCCAACTTTTCTGAGTCAATGCATCTAAAGATTATATTTCCAACCATAACATCATCACATGAGGAAGCTGAGGCTCCAGCATCAACGGACTGGCTTTGTGATGGCTTGGAATTGGAACTGAAAACATCAATCCGTGATAATAGTTCGGCCAGATGGTTGGGACTGCCACTTACTGCTTTGTGCAAGGATGCAGGAGAAGCTGGTTTTCGTGGCATATATTGAGCACCTGACTTCTGCTTGGATGCAGTAACTTCTCTTGAAGCACTAGATCGGTCATCCTCAGTTGTCTTACAGCTCTGCCTCCGGCTGCTACCTGAGTGAGCAAAGTCTGGAGAAGGCAGTGAACCAAGCTGTAATAGAGTTGCTGTGAACCATGTTGAGCGTTCACTTGAAACCCTTAGCTGTTTCTCGGCCTCTGAAAGAAGCTTCAAAGCATGCTTTAATCTCTCCAATTCTGCTTCAGTCACTGAAGCATAAAATGCAACCATCAATTGCAATGattatcaaaagataaaatcatgagattttcaattgcttaaaaagtttatttaaaatGACAGTCAGCCAGTCACAAGAGGCAGcaacatatttttgttttttttttttttttttttggggggggggaggggggcgCAATGGATATCACTTAAACGTTAtctaaggagaaaaaaaaagtggtgtaCACCGgtgaattttaaaaagtgaaTCCCAAGCCACCAAGTCAATTACGTAAGATCCCAGTAAATGTTGGGTTCAATTGCAGAATGCTATTTGAGCCAAAGCTCATTGGCCAAATCTACCAACAATATTAGATCTGTCAAATATTTATTCGTgctttttaagaaaacaaaaaacaaaggatTATTATCAAATATAGATTATTTTTTCCATTGTGCTTTACAGTACACCATATAAGTTTATACTTGTTCTTCAAACATTTGCTTAAATCAAGGGTATTTCCAATCAATACCATAAATTTGATGTTATCCTGTTGTTTATGACATTGCCTCCTATTAACTCTACCAAAACTTGTGATGAAGAATGAAGTGCACTACAGGCACCAGAGTGAAGGGAATGATACTCACAGCTTCGTGTACCAAGGATTGAATCACTACATGTGGTATCAACGGCACTGTAAGTTCCAGCAATGATATCCATAATGAGACTGGCCAGTTGAGACATCAAAACCATTGGATCAACCCCAGAGTCCATCAACTCTCTGGCTCTTTTCACTGTTTCTGCAGTGTCTGATGACATAGCTAACTCCAAAAGTTCCAGTAATTTTTCATCTGAAACAACTCCCACCTGTGGAAGATTGTACACGCTAAATTATAGGTCTGAACCATTTGATTacataattaaagaataatataaaacaaaagcaTTCGCCCAACTAAATTTTCTAACATATACAATTTGATCTTCCAGtcataaaattgaaataaatgttttttttttttttaagttaaaaaaataaattaaaaaagactTCAAGGCCATGTCAAGGAAGCATTGGCAAAGCAAACTCACAAGTTCATTAACGAGAGATGTAGTAATTCTTTTCCCCAGCAAACTCAACTGTTCTAACATAGTTTCTGCATCTCGAAGTGAACCATCTGCATTCAAAGCAATCAAATCCAAAGCATCTGATTCAACATCCAGGTTCTCATTGGTAGAAATGTTTTGCAACCTGGCTACAATATCACCatctttaaatttgttaaaaaggTACTTCTGACACCGCGATTGTACAGTACGGGGTACATTGTCAAGATCAGTTGTTATTAGTATGAACACAACTCGCTGTGGTGGGTCCTCAAGAAATTTGAGAAATGCCAGCCATGTCTTAGAGGATAACAGGTGACACTCATCAATAACAAATACCTTGTATCCTGAGAAGTTTAAGGGGGGCCTCACCAATAGTTTCTTCAATAGGTACCTAACTCTATCAATCCCTTTCTTATTGGTTCCATCAACTTCCAATAGATCCCTACTCTTGCCAGAGATGAAATCGGTGCATTGACTACAGTAGCCGCATGGTTTAGTTTCATCAGGAGCCAGACAATTCAAGGCAGAAGCAAAAATCCTGGCTGTTGATGTTTTTCCAGTCCCACGGGGACCTTGAAAAAGATAAACAGGGGCAATCCGACCCCTCGTAATTGCATTTATAAGTGACTTAACCACAATATTCTGCCCTATCAATTCATCAAAGAACCTGGGTTTGTACTTCTGACTAAAACTCTTTATATTTTCTGGTGTGCCTTCCTCTTCCCCTTCCTCATTAAGAGGCACAATCTCTAATCCTTCTTGACTCCTACAGCTGGACGACCACCTCCTTCCATCCAATCTACTCAAAGCCTCCAAATCAAGCTCCCCAAAGTTAGTAGAGAGTTCATCATCACTCCTCCCAGTTCCTATAGATGAGCCTCCTCTGCCATTACCACTATCGGAAAGCAATGGGAGAACACCCCGGGCACTTTTCGCAGCAATACTCCGCTTGTTGGAACGTGATGATGATCGACGTCGACTATGATACATTGCTTGACTGCCACACAAGATACTACTTCCTTTCCTCCTTATAGTATCAGAAAGAGAAGGAGAGTAACAACTACCACAATCACCACCACGATGTCTCGGTGTTCTCTTTGACCAATAACAAGGAATCCCACACCCCTGGCGACCTGGCAAATCCAAATGATCATCCACCTCGTCATCCCCATCATTCATTGATGTTGTGGTGCCATCCCAAGACCCAACAGTACTCGGGTTTCGATTACGATACCTATTAAAAGAACTAGTCGACAATGCAGGTGTACTATACGAATATGAAGAGTTATCCTCTCTTAAACTACTTCTCAAGAACTTAGCCGAGGAGTGAGGCCAATTCCTACTCTTAAGCTTCAAAAGCAAAGGGGAAGCCCCGGAAATCGGCCTCAAATCTTCTGAATTACTGTATTCAGTATCATCAGATTGCTCAACTGAGTCATCTTGGCTTAATGCCATAGAAGGATGACCCTTTAtcgaattttttgaatttctaccAAAGTTAACATCTTTAAGTTGATATCTAGCTAAAACATCGAGATGGGTATTAGTTTTCTTACTTTTCCTCTTAATGGCGGCGAGCCTTTTGGCTGAAGTTGAAACCAGATTTGCATCTCTGCGTCTGAAAATGGAAGAACGGGTATCGCTCTTTGAGTCCCCACCATTCCTGGCATCGCTTAAGCTATCATCAACACTCCACTGAAAGGAAGAAGACCCATCGTTCTCTTCATCcccatcttcatcttcatcttcatcatcaacatcattCTTAGCCGATGATTTGTTGGACTTCCAGTTGTAGAGAAAGACCTTCTTGTCCTTGCCATTGGTATTGTGGTTTAGTGAATACTGGAAGTGATCAGAGTGTAACAAGTTTAAAGGAGAAGTAGAAACAGCATTTGGTGGTCGTGGTAATGACAATGGTACAGATCTTGAGGAATTGAGAGGGGATTTTTTCCAAGAAGAAGTAGTGTCTGGATCGCGTAAAACACGAGCTGCTTTTCGGATTTGAGTtagctccttcttcttcaagtgGAGCTTGCTTGGATCACCGACTCTCATtt is a genomic window of Quercus lobata isolate SW786 chromosome 2, ValleyOak3.0 Primary Assembly, whole genome shotgun sequence containing:
- the LOC115977667 gene encoding protein STICHEL isoform X3, giving the protein MSEMRVGDPSKLHLKKKELTQIRKAARVLRDPDTTSSWKKSPLNSSRSVPLSLPRPPNAVSTSPLNLLHSDHFQYSLNHNTNGKDKKVFLYNWKSNKSSAKNDVDDEDEDEDGDEENDGSSSFQWSVDDSLSDARNGGDSKSDTRSSIFRRRDANLVSTSAKRLAAIKRKSKKTNTHLDVLARYQLKDVNFGRNSKNSIKGHPSMALSQDDSVEQSDDTEYSNSEDLRPISGASPLLLKLKSRNWPHSSAKFLRSSLREDNSSYSYSTPALSTSSFNRYRNRNPSTVGSWDGTTTSMNDGDDEVDDHLDLPGRQGCGIPCYWSKRTPRHRGGDCGSCYSPSLSDTIRRKGSSILCGSQAMYHSRRRSSSRSNKRSIAAKSARGVLPLLSDSGNGRGGSSIGTGRSDDELSTNFGELDLEALSRLDGRRWSSSCRSQEGLEIVPLNEEGEEEGTPENIKSFSQKYKPRFFDELIGQNIVVKSLINAITRGRIAPVYLFQGPRGTGKTSTARIFASALNCLAPDETKPCGYCSQCTDFISGKSRDLLEVDGTNKKGIDRVRYLLKKLLVRPPLNFSGYKVFVIDECHLLSSKTWLAFLKFLEDPPQRVVFILITTDLDNVPRTVQSRCQKYLFNKFKDGDIVARLQNISTNENLDVESDALDLIALNADGSLRDAETMLEQLSLLGKRITTSLVNELVGVVSDEKLLELLELAMSSDTAETVKRARELMDSGVDPMVLMSQLASLIMDIIAGTYSAVDTTCSDSILGTRSLTEAELERLKHALKLLSEAEKQLRVSSERSTWFTATLLQLGSLPSPDFAHSGSSRRQSCKTTEDDRSSASREVTASKQKSGAQYMPRKPASPASLHKAVSGSPNHLAELLSRIDVFSSNSKPSQSQSVDAGASASSCDDVMVGNIIFRCIDSEKLDDVWARCIERCHSKTLRQLLDAHGRLVSISEVEGVLIAYIAFRDGGIKSRAERFLSSITNAMEMVLKCNVEVRIILLPDNEASINGVKLLELPEGLKKAETALAIDWERKVVHTNAMNGFSNHSPLLDGTNQSTSGSSELQANGNSQTSGVRERKQEIPMQRIESIIREQRLETAWLQAAEKGTPGALNRLKPEKNQVLPQEDGIYSQDQMDINSTVLSSQHREDEDELNRELKVLNINNEMVLQKKENGRRIDHFPMSPSLLHNNSLASNSSRDNLGYESASGPRGCSGLFCWNETKPHKRGMVKGNLVRPHKGGRFSLFGNCRRPKKTESRSRTINGRIL
- the LOC115977667 gene encoding protein STICHEL isoform X2, whose translation is MSEMRVGDPSKLHLKKKELTQIRKAARVLRDPDTTSSWKKSPLNSSRSVPLSLPRPPNAVSTSPLNLLHSDHFQYSLNHNTNGKDKKVFLYNWKSNKSSAKNDVDDEDEDEDGDEENDGSSSFQWSVDDSLSDARNGGDSKSDTRSSIFRRRDANLVSTSAKRLAAIKRKSKKTNTHLDVLARYQLKDVNFGRNSKNSIKGHPSMALSQDDSVEQSDDTEYSNSEDLRPISGASPLLLKLKSRNWPHSSAKFLRSSLREDNSSYSYSTPALSTSSFNRYRNRNPSTVGSWDGTTTSMNDGDDEVDDHLDLPGRQGCGIPCYWSKRTPRHRGGDCGSCYSPSLSDTIRRKGSSILCGSQAMYHSRRRSSSRSNKRSIAAKSARGVLPLLSDSGNGRGGSSIGTGRSDDELSTNFGELDLEALSRLDGRRWSSSCRSQEGLEIVPLNEEGEEEGTPENIKSFSQKYKPRFFDELIGQNIVVKSLINAITRGRIAPVYLFQGPRGTGKTSTARIFASALNCLAPDETKPCGYCSQCTDFISGKSRDLLEVDGTNKKGIDRVRYLLKKLLVRPPLNFSGYKVFVIDECHLLSSKTWLAFLKFLEDPPQRVVFILITTDLDNVPRTVQSRCQKYLFNKFKDGDIVARLQNISTNENLDVESDALDLIALNADGSLRDAETMLEQLSLLGKRITTSLVNELVGVVSDEKLLELLELAMSSDTAETVKRARELMDSGVDPMVLMSQLASLIMDIIAGTYSAVDTTCSDSILGTRSLTEAELERLKHALKLLSEAEKQLRVSSERSTWFTATLLQLGSLPSPDFAHSGSSRRQSCKTTEDDRSSASREVTASKQKSGAQYMPRKPASPASLHKAVSGSPNHLAELLSRIDVFSSNSKPSQSQSVDAGASASSCDDVMVGNIIFRCIDSEKLDDVWARCIERCHSKTLRQLLDAHGRLVSISEVEGVLIAYIAFRDGGIKSRAERFLSSITNAMEMVLKCNVEVRIILLPDNEASINGVKLLELPEGLKKAETALAIDWERKVVHTNAMNGFSNHSPLLDGTNQSTSGSSELQANGNSQTSGVRERKQEIPMQRIESIIREQRLETAWLQAAEKGTPGALNRLKPEKNQVLPQEDGIYSQDQMDINSTVLSSQHREDEDELNRELKVLNINNEMVLQKKENGRRIDHFPMSPSLLHNNSLASNSSRDNLGYESASGPRGCSGFFCWNETKPHKRGMVKGNLVRPHKGGRFSLFGNCRRPKKTESRSRTINGRIL